One window from the genome of Cucumis melo cultivar AY chromosome 10, USDA_Cmelo_AY_1.0, whole genome shotgun sequence encodes:
- the LOC103489052 gene encoding paired amphipathic helix protein Sin3-like 4 isoform X2 produces the protein MAGAGSTQKLTTNDALVYLKRVKDIFQDKRQQYEDFLEVMKDFKAQRIDTAGVIARVKDLFKGHRDLILGFNTFLPKGYEITLPLEDDQPTQKKPVEFEEAINFVNKIKTRFQGDDHVYKSFLDILNMYRKENKSITEVYQEVAALFQEHPDLLVEFTHFLPDSSATGSVHYSSGRGLMLRDRHSAMPSMRQMQVDRKDRTIASHAERDLSVDRPEPDHDRALMKLDKDQRRRGDKEKERRDDRERREHDRDRVDRDYEHDGRRDFNMHRFPHKRKSARRIDDSSAEQLHPGGEGDENFGVHTISSYDEKNSAKSLYSQEFAFCERVKEKLRNAEDYQEFLKCLHIYSKEIITRAELQCLMGDLLGRYSDLMDGFNEFLSRCERNDGFLAGVMSRKSLWNEGSLPRTVQVEDRDRDRDREREKEDISKDRDRENRERDRLEKNAAFGSKDIVGHRMSVFSTKDKYLAKPINELDLSNCERCTPSYRLLPKNYPIPSASQRTDLGDQVLNDHWVSVTSGSEDYSFKHMRKNQYEESLFRCEDDRFELDMLLESVNVTTKRVEELLEKINNNVIKADCPITIEDHLTALNLRCIERLYGDHGLDVMDVLRKNAPLALPVILTRLKQKQEEWARCRYDFNKVWAEIYAKNYHKSLDHRSFYFKQQDTKSLSTKALLAEIKEISEKKRKEDDVLLAIAAGNRRPIIPNLEFEYPDPELHEDLYQLIKYSCGEICSTEQLDKVMKVWTTFLEPMLGVPSRPHGAEDTEDVIKAKIHPTKSATVVESDGSPGGGATMMHPKQLNSSRNGDESIPPEQSSSCRTWPLNGDNGVKEDSFHDADRTVRKGDPFCSISQHPKIQDNAPVNDELSGVSKQDNSTECFVNSNVSLATAAEQNNGKTNIENTSGLSTTPSRLGNGAVESGIELPSSEVGGPTRQILTANGAVTDGTKGHRYAEEPARHLKIEREEGELSPNGDFEEDNFANYDGELKALPKKEGVAGRQYPSNRGEEELCCREAGGENDADADDEGEESAQRSSEDSENASENGDVSASDSGDGEDCSREDHEDGEHDDNKAESEGEAEGMADAHDVEGDGTSIPFSERFLLTVKPLAKHVPPVLHEEGKESHVFYGNDSFYVLFRLHQTLYERIQSAKINSSSSERKWRASNDTTPTDLYARFMNALYSLLDGSSDNTKFEDDCRATIGTQSYVLFTLDKLIYKIVKQLQTVASDEMDNKLLQLYAYEKSRKVGRFVDAVYHENARVLLHDDNIYRIERSSTPTHLSIQLMDYGYDKPEVTAVSMDPIFSSYLHNDFFSVLPEKKVKSGIFLKRNKRKYACGDENSAACHALEGLKIVNGLECKIACSSSKVSYVLDTEDFLFRRNSKRKRLHGNSSCHNQSRSSSGDSSRRVKKFHKLLENS, from the exons ATGGCGGGAGCAGGAAGTACCCAGAAATTAACCACTAATGACGCCCTAGTATATCTCAAGAGAGTGAAGGACATATTTCAAGACAAGAGACAACAGTATGAAGACTTCCTTGAAGTTATGAAAGATTTCAAGGCCCAAAG AATTGATACTGCGGGAGTCATTGCAAGAGTAAAAGATTTGTTTAAAGGCCATCGAGATCTCATTTTGGGCTTCAATACGTTCTTGCCCAAAGGATATGAGATCACTCTCCCCCTGGAGGATGATCAACCTACACAAAAGAAACCTGTTGAGTTTGAAGAAGCTATCAATTTTGTGAACAAGATAAAG ACACGTTTCCAAGGCGATGATCATGTTTATAAATCATTTTTAGACATTTTAAATATGTACAGAAAGGAAAACAAGTCCATCACTGAGGTCTACCAGGAG GTTGCTGCACTTTTTCAAGAACACCCGGACCTGCTTGTTGAATTCACTCATTTTCTTCCAGATTCTTCAGCCACAGGATCTGTTCACTACAGCTCTGGAAGGGGTTTAATGCTTCGTGATAGACATTCTGCCATGCCCAGTATGCGGCAAATGCAAGTTGATCGG AAAGACCGTACTATTGCGTCCCATGCCGAACGTGACCTTAGTGTTGACCGTCCGGAACCAGACCATGATAGGGCCCTAATGAAACTGGACAAAGATCAACGTAGGCGTGGtgataaggaaaaggaaagaagagaTGATAGAGAGAGGAGAGAACATGATCGGGATAGGGTTGACCGAGATTACGAGCATGATGGAAGGAGGGACTTTAACATGCATCGGTTTCCCCACAAGAGGAAATCTGCACGTAGGATTGATGACTCATCTGCAGAGCAATTGCATCCTGGTGGAGAAGGCGATGAAAACTTTGGCGTACATACCATCTCTTCTTATGATGAAAAAAATTCTGCAAAGA GTTTATACAGTCAGGAGTTTGCTTTCTGTGAAAGAGTTAAAGAAAAGTTGCGGAATGCTGAAGATTACCAAGAATTTTTGAAATGTCTCCATATCTATAGCAAGGAGATAATTACCAGAGCAGAACTTCAATGTTTG ATGGGTGATTTACTTGGAAGGTATTCTGATCTTATGGATGGTTTCAATGAATTTTTGTCACGATGCGAGAGGAATG ATGGATTTCTTGCTGGTGTAATGAGTAGAA AGTCATTGTGGAATGAAGGAAGTTTGCCTAGAACAGTACAAGTGGAGGATAGGGACAGGGATAGAGATCGTGAGCGTGAGAAAGAGGATATTTCTAAAGATAGAGATCGTGAAAATCGAGAAAGAGATAGACTTGAAAAGAATGCTGCATTTGGAAGTAAAGATATTGTAGGTCACAGGATGTCTGTATTTTCTACCAAAGACAAGTATTTGGCAAAGCCAATAAATGAACTTGATCTATCGAACTGTGAACGTTGCACTCCCAGCTACCGCCTTCTGCCCAAAAAT TATCCAATACCTTCGGCCAGCCAAAGAACAGATCTTGGTGATCAAGTGTTGAATGATCACTGGGTATCTGTCACTTCTGGAAGTGAGGATTACTCCTTTAAACATATGCGCAAAAACCAGTACGAAGAGAGCCTTTTCCGATGCGAAGACGACAG GTTTGAACTCGACATGTTGCTGGAGTCTGTGAATGTGACTACTAAGCGTGTTGAAGAACTCCTTGAAAAGATCAACAACAATGTGATCAAAGCAGACTGTCCAATCACAATTGAGGATCACCTTACTG CTCTAAATCTGAGGTGCATCGAACGGTTATACGGTGACCATGGGCTTGATGTTATGGATGTGTTGAGGAAGAACGCACCTCTTGCTCTTCCAGTTATTTTGACCCGATTGAAGCAGAAACAGGAAGAATGGGCGCGGTGTCGTTATGACTTCAATAAAGTTTGGGCTGAAATATATGCCAAAAACTATCATAAGTCACTTGATCATCGTAGCTTCTACTTCAAGCAACAAGACACAAAAAGTTTGAGCACTAAAG CCTTGTTGGCAGAGATCAAAGAGATCAGTGAGAAGAAGCGGAAGGAAGATGATGTTTTGCTTGCTATTGCTGCTGGAAATAGACGACCCATAATTCCGAATTTGGAATTTGAGTATCCAGATCCTGAGCTTCATGAAGATTTATATCAGCTAATCAAATATTCCTGTGGAGAAATTTGCTCAACAGAACAATTAGATAAGGTTATGAAGGTATGGACAACCTTTTTGGAGCCCATGCTTGGTGTCCCTTCCCGACCTCATGGAGCCGAGGACACTGAAGATGTTATTAAGGCAAAGATCCATCCTACCAAGAGTGCCACTGTGGTAGAGAGTGATGGAAGTCCTGGTGGGGGTGCTACTATGATGCACCCAAAACAATTGAATTCTTCTAGAAATGGTGATGAAAGCATTCCACCTGAACAATCAAGTTCTTGCAGGACTTGGCCCCTGAATGGGGACAATGGAGTCAAAGAAGATAGTTTCCATGATGCGGATCGTACAGTACGGAAGGGAGATCCTTTCTGCAGTATTTCCCAACACCCTAAAATTCAGGATAATGCACCTGTGAATGATGAATTGTCTGGAGTAAGTAAACAAGACAATTCTACTGAATGCTTTGTCAATTCAAATGTATCCCTTGCAACTGCAGCCGAGCAAAATAATGGGAAGACTAACATAGAAAATACATCAG GATTGAGCACTACTCCTTCACGACTTGGAAATGGTGCTGTTGAGAGTGGAATTGAGTTACCTTCCTCAGAG GTTGGTGGCCCTACGAGACAAATTCTAACTGCAAATGGTGCAGTCACAGATGGCACAAAAGGCCATAGATACGCTGAAGAGCCTGCCAGACATTTGAAGATAGAAAGGGAAGAAGGGGAATTATCTCCAAACGGAGATTTTGAAGAAGATAACTTTGCCAATTACGATGGGGAGCTGAAAGCTCTGCCGAAAAAGGAAGGTGTTGCTGGCAGGCAATATCCAAGCAACCGAGGTGAGGAAGAATTATGTTGCAGAGAGGCTGGTGGAGAAAATGATGCTGATGCTGATGATGAAGGGGAGGAAAGTGCACAAAGGTCATCAGAGGATAGTGAAAATGCCTCTGAGAATGGTGACGTTTCTGCGAGTGATTCTGGTGATGGAGAGGATTGTTCTCGTGAAGATCACGAGGATGGAGAACATGATGATAATAAGGCTGAGAGTGAAGGTGAGGCAGAAGGGATGGCCGATGCCCATGATGTAGAAGGAGATGGAACATCTATACCATTCTCTGAGCGCTTTCTATTGACTGTAAAGCCTCTTGCCAAGCATGTTCCTCCTGTGTTGCATGAAGAAGGAAAGGAGTCTCATGTATTTTATGGAAATGACTCTTTTTATGTGCTTTTTAGGCTTCACCAA ACGCTGTATGAGAGAATACAATCTGCAAAGATCAACTCTTCATCCTCAGAGAGGAAATGGAGGGCCTCAAATGATACAACCCCCACGGATCTTTATGCCAG GTTCATGAATGCACTTTATAGTCTACTGGACGGTTCCTCTGATAACACAAAGTTTGAAGATGATTGCCGAGCTACTATTGGAACCCAGTCATATGTTCTGTTCACATTAGACaaactaatttataaaattGTCAAACAG CTTCAAACAGTTGCCTCAGATGAGATGGACAACAAACTTCTCCAACTATATGCGTATGAGAAGTCGAGAAAAGTGGGAAGATTTGTTGATGCAGTTTATCATGAAAATGCTCGTGTACTTCTTCATGATGATAATATCTATCGCATAGAACGA TCATCAACTCCTACTCATCTTTCGATTCAGCTTATGGACTATGGCTACGATAAGCCTGAAGTAACGGCTGTTTCCATGGACCCCATTTTTTCGTCTTATCTGCATAATGACTTCTTCTCAGTTCTCCCCGAGAAAAAAGTGAAGTCAGGGATCTTCTTGAAGAG AAACAAACGTAAATATGCCTGTGGCGATGAGAATTCTGCTGCATGCCATGCTTTGGAAGGGCTTAAAATTGTTAATGGTCTGGAGTGTAAAATTGCATGCAGTTCGTCAAAG GTTTCGTACGTTTTAGATACAGAAGACTTTTTATTTCGTAGAAATAGCAAAAGGAAACGTTTGCATGGAAATAGCTCATGCCACAACCAGTCAAGGTCTTCTAGTGGCGATTCAAGTAGGAGGGTAAAGAAGTTCCACAAGCTACTTGAGAACTCATGA